The DNA segment TTCTACTTCATGCTTCTTCTCCTCTACATGTAGTAATGTTGTACTTCATTTCCAGTTCTACTTACACATGAATTAGAatataacacacatttttctgcattatgagtatttttttttatatcaaaggTACATAAATGTACTTTTACTAGAACTTTAACTTCTTATGGattattaaaaatagatttgGTATTGTTACCACTGCAGGTTTCCTTCATAGGTTTAAACTGGAAAAGAAGCTGGGTGGCTGGAGTTGTTTTTGTGACTTGCTGTGGAAAAACAGATCAGGGTGTATTAACTGTGACAAGCTATGGAAAACGTCATCTTTTCCAAATTATGACACCACTGGACACATTACAGCCAAACGCCGCCAACAGTTTTTAAGGAATACGTGAAGGTAAACAGCGTGTCCACCAGTCAGCTGGTTTCAGAGAGtcacaagaaaaagaagaaaaaccttTAGTCCATAATTTGGGTCAAactccaaaaaaacaagaatccTACACACCCTCCCTGCCTACACCCACATCTTTCTCCATGTGTGCAACACAAGTTTCTACTGCAGAGCCTCAGAAGACATTATAATGTTTTCACAAGataagaataagaaaataaaagaaaaccaagAAATGATGTCAACAAAACGATTTTCAAAAagctgaacaaaaaaagaagcagctctTAAAGGAATAATTCAGCAAGTTGGCAAACACTTTCATTTGCTGTCTTTCTGagtgttagatgagaagatcgataccactttCTGGAGGTAGAATAGGGGCTGATGAGATCAGAGATATAAACTGGTGCCAGTCCATGAAGGGCTGAACCTTGGTAATGCAGGTAAACTGTTTATTGTTCATATTTGATTCTTctcgagcagcagcagcagcagtggtccattactgtatttttaagGACAGCAGGAGCTTTGTTCTTCATTCTGGCTTGGACATTATGTTGTGGTACTTACAGGTGCCTGAAGCTAATTAAAAGTCAATATTTTTGACTTATTGGCTAAGTTAGAGATCCCACATGGAATGTGTggaatttttaattaatttgcgGTTTCACTTTTCAGGCAGGAAATCTGTAAACGTTTAAGAGGCAGCAAAGCCGCATACAGTTTATGTGTCAAATGTTTTAAGAGTCTAGAGAAGTTGCCCACATTGATTTTGATCCAACACAAACTGGATAGTCTGccatctgtctgtttgatgTCGGCGCATTTTGATAGCGCACTCAGTAAACTTCACAGGAAGCATtaacatatttttcattcatctgtgcAGCTCTGCGGGATGGCATATGGCCCTGGCACAGCTTGAAACCAGTTAAATGACAGACGACATGCTTAAGTCTCTCTCTCACGCATATACATATCCACATGTACGTTTGCTGTGAGGAATGCAAAGATGGAGCTTGTACATCTCCATCAGCAACTTTAATCCAACTCTTCCTcatgtttctctctcatttctgcCTCAGTTTCCCCTTTTAGCTCCTCCCCTTTGccaccatatatatatatatatggtggtagagagagagagagagagagagagagagagacaaggaggTTTGACTTTGTTTAATCGTCTGCCTCCCCTTGTAgcatctcttcttcctcttgtaATCTTTGTCAGTTATCTGAAACTCATTAAAGATGTTGGCTGACTCCTCTTGGTTTGATTGCACTGTTCTCCCTCATTTCCTCTCCGcctgtttattttcctgctgCTTATTTTCTGCCTCCCTATAAAAGTTTAATGATTATGGACCATTGCTGCAATGAAAGGAAAAAGGGTGTGTTCGGCGGAGGAGCTGCAAACGGAAAAGAGTCTAACAAGTTTAAGTGTAAACGATATGGAAGAAATGAGGCAATAAAGCACGCGTGTACATTATGTAGGAGACTATTAGGAATGAATCTGTTTGATGTACAGCACATGCATTAAGCTAATGTCAGTGTTATTTGTAATAGGTGATGATGTAAGACCAATATTTTATATAAGTACAAGCCCCACATGTAACAAAAGCTGCATGCAGTTTGCAGGATTAAGAGGAAACTCTCGCTGGTTTCCAGGAGGGACAAATGAGTGAGTCACCAAACGTACTGGACACAAATCTGATCGTGCAGGATAGGACTGATTCTTTTAAGTGAACATTATTCTGCTAAGGTGATTTTTTGATGACAAACTGGGAGATCCAGTAAGgttaaaatggagaaaacaagCCCTGCGTTCATTGTACTGGAGAGATCCCCAGATGTGGGATGTGCTTTTTTAACCAATGTTAAATCTCACTCTGGTTTCATGAGATAAATCGACTCCTGTGACCAATACTCCTGATTCTTCGCTATCATAAATCCTCCATTTAAAGTATCCTCAATGCAATATTtctctgacatgttttgatACAATGTGAGATTTCAATGTTGTGCATGAAACAAGACACCTCATATACCTGTTATTGCCCTTCCTTCTTTATATTAATGCTTCCCTAAGGACAGTAATGGCATCTGTGACATTAATTAGATCAGTCTTGCCTGAGAAACATTAAATCAGtgtccctttttatttttatatatgacTTAGATATTAATGTAGTCACGATGTTATGATTCATCACTGCCAACAGTTTCTAGGATGTAGTGTGGGAACCTAATGCCACCACAGTTTATGAAAATTACGTGCTGTTAATTAAAAACGTGCCTTATTGCAGTGTCTAAAAAAGGGAAATTGAAGCTCTACTCTGAAGTTGCTATTACCAATATATTTATGGCTCAAATGAACttttcacatacacatacactaaGGTGTGTTAAAAGTAAGCGCTCGTTGTGACAGAGAATTAAGTCCTGgttctgcagctcctctcagtTCCCTTCAGCTCGTCCTCGAGTAGGCAGTTGCgcagcaacaaacagcagacacagctaACAACTTGGTGGTGTACATAGTGatgcatttagcagctaaagagttaaaagaaaaaattaatATTGGACTCTAAATTGCTGTTGCCATATCAACATAATGGTGATAAGAAGCGGCAACGTCCATGGCTATAAAAGAGGCGTTGGCTTATAATCCCCAAACACCTCCACAGAACGATTAATATGATGGTGACAatctctgtttttataaattGTTTATTCAAGAAGTGAAACAGTAGGTTTGTGTGGTAACTGCAAAGACAATAAGAAAAGTacgtaaacaaaaacaatatgatatgaaataaacaagtaTAAATAATTACATATATGATGACAAAGTGAGACAggtgataaaacacacagaaacaccacacgtgataaaatgaacaaactaaatacaGTACTCACTTCTTATGGACGCACACACAATatgaaaaggggaaaaaaacactgttgaaaaaatatgaaagggAGTGGTAAATCCAACTGAACTAGAATGAAAGAAGTGCCAGCAGTGTCTCTGCAGCTGAGCCTGTAAAAGGTCTCTTCAATTAAGGCACTTAATTGCCGAACTGTCATTGGTCCAGGCTGTCATGGGGACCTCATGCACATTGAATGGTGAGTGGGTGACCTTCTGAACaatggctgtaaagtgaagcctatgcagaagtaccaaaaactgcagttccccaaatggccacttgagactGGATACAGAATGAGTCTCcgtaattaacagtgtggccgctttgattgacaggtgggtgccattacagatgcatgtgtgttatttgagcacccaggcttcattctgCCCGCAAGAATTGTCAGCTCGTTTCTGCTGCTCTAAAAAATATggctaaaactaaaaaatatgTGAATGCAGGTTTAAACGATGTATGATGGCATGGATTTGTATGCCATGAGGTGAAATGACCTTGTGTTTCCTCCTGTTGTGCACAGTGCTGAACTGCTGTGAAGGAGATATACTCATCCTGCTGGACTCTTCAGGAAGTGTGTCAAACTACGAGTTCTCACGCATGTTATTCTTCGCCGCCGACATACTTCGCCCCTTCTCATTAGGCCGTGGGCACGTAAGAGTCGGGCTGCTGCAGGTGGGTACAAAGCCTAACCTGGAGTTTGGCCTGGATGTCCACAGCAATCAGCAAAGCCTGCAGAAATCTATGCGGAGTGTCAGCCAGCTGAAGGGAGACACCAACACAGAGGCGGCGCTCAGGGTGGCCTGGCGtgttctgacagagacagaggcaaaCGTGCCAAGGGTACTGCTATGGCTGACTGATGGTGTGCAGCCTGGAGACGTGGACCAGCTAATGTCTGAGCTGAAAAGGCAGGGAATTTCTGTGTTAGCTGTGTCTACGGTGCATGGCAACTATCAGGTGTTAAAGCGTGCTGTGACGCCACCTCTGGAATCTCACCTGTACAATGTGGACATCGATAACATTGATATCATCACAGAGGACCTGAGGGAGGCCATtatcagtatgtgtgtttgaaatcTGAGGTTAAGCACGATAGAAGTGAAAGAAGTAACTCAGTGTCTGTATATTTATCTTCTTTCCTCCCATTGTGTCTCATCTATAGAAATCATCGGTGCAGAACGTCTGCACGTTGTCCACTTGACTTCCCACAGTGCTGTGCTGCAGTGGCGTCCTGTTCTGAGGCCAGGCAGTGGTTACTATATACTCACGTATAACTCTGTGAGGAAAATGGACCCTGAGGCCAGACACAGTCTCCCAGGGGGATCCAGCAGGATAGAGCTGACCAACCTGCACCCTGATACCACCTACACGGCTTCCCTCCGTCCAGAGTTCAACCAGAGGCTGTTTAAAACACTCTCTGTTAACTTCACCACACTTCCCGGTGAGAGGATTATAAAGGGGACTCTCCCTATTAAacatgtgttttcatatttctgtaaTGCACTTATAAAAACATGTCTGAGTCATGACAAAAAGGGAAAACTGAGGAGAAGAACTAGACAGAAATAGTTGACAAAACAATCTGTTGTGgagtttttaatcatttttacacTCTTGTACAGCATATATGATTTCTTAGTTGTTATGGAGATATTTGAGACCAGAGTTAAtggtttgtttctttcctgtctTGTCCTGTCCCTTGCCTTGCCCTCAGATGTATTAAGCCCGACAG comes from the Larimichthys crocea isolate SSNF chromosome VI, L_crocea_2.0, whole genome shotgun sequence genome and includes:
- the LOC104928026 gene encoding von Willebrand factor A domain-containing protein 1 isoform X1 gives rise to the protein MKGFSLRCLVLIWAMLQRSDMQVAVPATVLNCCEGDILILLDSSGSVSNYEFSRMLFFAADILRPFSLGRGHVRVGLLQVGTKPNLEFGLDVHSNQQSLQKSMRSVSQLKGDTNTEAALRVAWRVLTETEANVPRVLLWLTDGVQPGDVDQLMSELKRQGISVLAVSTVHGNYQVLKRAVTPPLESHLYNVDIDNIDIITEDLREAIIKIIGAERLHVVHLTSHSAVLQWRPVLRPGSGYYILTYNSVRKMDPEARHSLPGGSSRIELTNLHPDTTYTASLRPEFNQRLFKTLSVNFTTLPDVLSPTVVSVSDSSPHQIRVSWGPLQPNRVQRYVVEYGAIPSGRVQTMTLQRQQNSTLLTGLEPGTQYLVTVSAVHADGKERAMSVRACTQEAALPALADLQLTQVQHQEVQVAWHGHQEGLMGYWLSWERQNSYTSSVYLHPNSHSTRLTHFTPGSRVCVSPVYSSGRGDGICCTAERNTGWLN
- the LOC104928026 gene encoding von Willebrand factor A domain-containing protein 1 isoform X2; the protein is MKGFSLRCLVLIWAMLQRSDMQVAVPATVLNCCEGDILILLDSSGSVSNYEFSRMLFFAADILRPFSLGRGHVRVGLLQVGTKPNLEFGLDVHSNQQSLQKSMRSVSQLKGDTNTEAALRVAWRVLTETEANVPRVLLWLTDGVQPGDVDQLMSELKRQGISVLAVSTVHGNYQVLKRAVTPPLESHLYNVDIDNIDIITEDLREAIIKIIGAERLHVVHLTSHSAVLQWRPVLRPGSGYYILTYNSVRKMDPEARHSLPGGSSRIELTNLHPDTTYTASLRPEFNQRLFKTLSVNFTTLPDVLSPTVVSVSDSSPHQIRVSWGPLQPNRVQRYVVEYGAIPSGRVQTMTLQRQQNSTLLTGLEPGTQYLVTVSAVHADGKERAMSVRACTQEALPALADLQLTQVQHQEVQVAWHGHQEGLMGYWLSWERQNSYTSSVYLHPNSHSTRLTHFTPGSRVCVSPVYSSGRGDGICCTAERNTGWLN